The following coding sequences lie in one Thermosulfuriphilus ammonigenes genomic window:
- the porB gene encoding pyruvate synthase subunit PorB — MIAEFAKFKGFSPKNLPKEEPFAPGHRACQGCGEVLALRLALKALGMNIIAVSATGCMEIISSPFPQTAWRVPWIHIAFENAAAVASGVEAAVKALQRKGRYPKKHVDIVAFAGDGGTADIGLQALSGALERGHDFVYICLDNEAYMNTGVQRSSCTPYGAMTTTSPPGKKSFGQVTWKKNVPAIAVAHGIPYVATATPAHFLDLMNKVKKAALVKGPAYVHIYSPCPTGWGTPGASSIELAKLAVDTRIFPLYEVIEGKYYISRKVTKPKPVMEYLKRQRRFRHLGDDVIAQIQRRVDAEYERLLRLAEA, encoded by the coding sequence ATGATAGCAGAATTTGCCAAATTTAAGGGTTTTTCACCGAAGAATCTTCCCAAAGAGGAACCGTTTGCTCCGGGACATCGGGCCTGTCAGGGGTGTGGCGAGGTCCTGGCCCTGCGCTTGGCCTTAAAGGCCCTCGGCATGAACATTATTGCCGTTAGTGCTACGGGGTGCATGGAGATAATTTCTTCCCCCTTTCCTCAGACGGCTTGGCGGGTACCCTGGATTCACATTGCCTTTGAAAACGCGGCCGCCGTAGCTTCGGGGGTGGAGGCAGCCGTTAAGGCCCTTCAGCGCAAGGGTCGTTATCCCAAAAAACATGTGGACATTGTCGCATTTGCTGGCGATGGTGGGACGGCTGACATTGGTCTTCAGGCCCTTTCCGGAGCTCTGGAGCGAGGGCACGACTTTGTTTACATCTGTCTGGACAACGAGGCCTATATGAACACCGGGGTGCAGAGATCAAGCTGTACCCCTTATGGGGCCATGACTACCACCAGCCCTCCAGGTAAAAAGAGTTTTGGTCAGGTAACCTGGAAGAAGAATGTTCCGGCTATTGCGGTAGCCCATGGCATCCCCTATGTGGCCACGGCTACGCCGGCCCATTTCCTTGATTTGATGAACAAAGTCAAAAAGGCCGCTCTGGTAAAGGGCCCGGCCTATGTTCATATCTATTCTCCCTGTCCGACGGGTTGGGGTACTCCGGGCGCCAGCTCTATAGAATTGGCTAAATTGGCTGTGGACACTCGAATTTTTCCTCTTTATGAGGTCATCGAGGGCAAGTACTATATCTCACGTAAGGTTACCAAGCCCAAACCCGTAATGGAGTATCTCAAAAGACAAAGGCGTTTTCGCCATTTGGGTGACGATGTTATTGCCCAGATTCAGCGTCGTGTAGATGCTGAATATGAGCGTCTTCTTCGGTTAGCTGAGGCTTAA
- the hflX gene encoding GTPase HflX: MASGKIYGNISGLKPSELKRLERLYRRRVPPAYLISPELAKEIASISQGIRRQVGLLIDRRGEVVYVIVGDTHQIVIPSLSRYRVADGRLRGLRCIHTHLGKMPLNQDDLTDLALLRLDMMAAITVNKEGLPETVYAAHLLPQNDGGRNYLELAPVHPAHLRPDFLDLVASLEEELARRRPAKEVLKADRAILISVSTKPRPLVEESLSELKELARTAGVVVLDTVIQRRDRMNPKFLMGRGKLSDLVVRAMQLSANLLIFDQELTPSQMRSITDFTELRVIDRTQLILDIFAQRARSREGKLQVEMAQLRYMLPRLSTRDDALSRLTGGIGGRGPGETKLEVDRRRVRERLARLERELKGVRSERSLRRRRRQRRKIPVVSIVGYTNAGKTTLLNTLTKSQLLAEDRLFATLDPTSRRLYLPALGGPIILTDTVGFIRELPAELRRAFQATLEELHEADLLIHLIDISYEDFEERIEVVDALLEEMGLSEVPQLRVFNKVDLVDTAYARAMTRRYHALAVSAIDSETVSPLLEAIAQRLKDKFISVTFKEAEVHTSMS, encoded by the coding sequence ATGGCCAGCGGAAAGATTTACGGAAACATCAGCGGTCTTAAACCTAGCGAACTCAAAAGGCTAGAAAGGCTATATCGCCGACGGGTCCCGCCAGCATATCTTATCTCTCCTGAATTGGCCAAAGAGATAGCGTCTATTTCGCAGGGAATCAGACGTCAGGTTGGTCTCCTGATTGATCGACGGGGTGAGGTGGTTTATGTAATCGTCGGCGATACCCACCAGATTGTTATCCCCTCTCTTAGCCGGTACCGTGTAGCCGATGGACGTCTGCGCGGCTTAAGATGTATCCACACCCATCTGGGGAAGATGCCTCTTAATCAAGATGACCTTACAGATTTGGCCCTTTTACGTCTAGATATGATGGCCGCTATTACAGTGAACAAAGAAGGTCTGCCTGAGACAGTCTATGCGGCTCATCTCCTGCCCCAAAACGATGGGGGCCGGAATTATCTGGAACTTGCTCCGGTTCACCCGGCCCATCTTCGTCCCGACTTTTTGGATTTGGTAGCCTCCTTAGAGGAGGAGCTGGCTCGGAGACGCCCGGCCAAGGAGGTCCTTAAGGCTGATCGGGCCATTTTGATCAGTGTCTCTACCAAACCGAGGCCCCTGGTAGAGGAATCCTTATCTGAGCTTAAAGAGCTTGCCAGGACAGCCGGGGTGGTGGTTCTTGATACAGTGATTCAGAGGCGAGACCGCATGAATCCCAAGTTTCTTATGGGGAGGGGAAAACTCTCCGATCTTGTGGTCCGGGCCATGCAACTCTCAGCCAACCTTTTGATTTTTGATCAGGAACTTACCCCCTCGCAAATGCGCTCTATTACCGATTTTACTGAACTCAGGGTCATAGACCGGACTCAGCTCATCCTGGATATTTTTGCCCAACGGGCCCGGAGCCGGGAGGGCAAACTTCAGGTAGAGATGGCTCAGCTTCGTTATATGCTTCCCCGACTTTCTACCCGGGATGATGCTCTTTCTCGGCTCACAGGGGGCATAGGAGGCCGAGGTCCGGGAGAAACTAAGCTGGAAGTTGACCGTCGTCGGGTGAGAGAACGGCTGGCCCGTTTGGAAAGGGAGCTTAAGGGGGTTCGTTCTGAGAGATCCTTGCGCCGCCGTCGTCGCCAGCGCCGTAAAATACCTGTGGTCTCCATTGTTGGTTATACCAACGCCGGCAAGACCACCCTGCTTAACACTCTCACCAAAAGCCAGCTTTTGGCTGAAGATCGGCTTTTCGCCACTCTTGATCCCACCAGCCGTCGCCTTTATCTTCCAGCGTTGGGTGGTCCTATTATCCTTACAGATACCGTAGGCTTCATTCGGGAGCTCCCGGCCGAGCTTCGCCGGGCCTTTCAAGCCACCCTGGAAGAGCTCCATGAAGCTGATCTTCTTATCCACTTAATAGACATAAGCTATGAGGATTTTGAAGAAAGAATAGAGGTCGTAGATGCTCTTCTTGAGGAAATGGGTCTTTCCGAAGTGCCCCAGCTGAGAGTTTTTAATAAGGTGGATCTGGTAGATACAGCTTATGCCCGGGCCATGACCCGACGCTACCATGCCCTGGCCGTCTCGGCTATAGACTCTGAGACTGTCTCCCCTCTCCTGGAAGCTATTGCTCAAAGACTTAAGGATAAGTTTATCTCGGTAACCTTCAAGGAGGCTGAAGTCCATACCTCAATGTCGTAA
- a CDS encoding J domain-containing protein yields MARNPFEVLGITPQIVRDLDEEALFGLVKACYRALQRVCHPDLGQGLSPRRRSEMAVILNLAYEELDLERNPESFRKWRKAYIARLKRPSRSQVKELEAKLASLQQVNEGLIEALWEHLVLLNRLPFTEENGEGLEATNLYLGLIDVAIKHNLRRYHWGHNPNYKELIFDERGRLFLKAPPRWEPVPAGFITLLGTVSRRVIDIAAVLDRLPSKEHLLEGKRDLEFRPFELLNTLEIPVFKRECLPHLRRELRRDAYLFSVRKPFSGKIYCEGLIVRIVKTSTSKTEALPRAKEF; encoded by the coding sequence ATGGCCAGAAACCCCTTTGAGGTTCTGGGAATTACCCCTCAGATAGTCCGGGATCTCGATGAAGAGGCCCTATTCGGGCTAGTTAAGGCCTGCTATCGGGCCTTGCAAAGAGTCTGTCATCCAGACCTGGGGCAAGGGCTCTCTCCCCGACGCCGCTCAGAGATGGCTGTAATCCTTAACCTGGCCTATGAAGAACTAGATCTGGAGCGCAATCCGGAATCCTTCCGTAAGTGGCGTAAGGCCTATATTGCCCGCCTGAAGAGACCTTCACGGAGTCAAGTAAAGGAGCTTGAGGCCAAACTGGCCTCCCTTCAGCAGGTCAACGAGGGCCTTATTGAGGCCCTCTGGGAGCACCTGGTTCTCCTCAATCGGCTTCCCTTTACAGAGGAAAATGGAGAGGGGCTTGAGGCCACTAATCTCTACCTGGGCCTTATCGATGTGGCCATCAAACACAATCTGCGACGTTATCACTGGGGGCATAATCCCAACTACAAGGAGCTCATCTTTGACGAGAGGGGAAGGTTATTTCTTAAAGCCCCTCCTCGCTGGGAACCAGTTCCGGCAGGGTTCATTACCCTTCTGGGCACTGTCTCTCGCCGGGTCATCGACATTGCCGCCGTCTTAGATAGGCTTCCCAGCAAAGAGCACCTTCTGGAGGGCAAGCGAGACCTTGAGTTTCGCCCTTTCGAACTCCTGAATACCCTGGAAATTCCCGTTTTTAAACGGGAGTGTCTCCCCCACCTTCGTCGAGAGTTACGTAGAGACGCTTATCTTTTCTCTGTTCGGAAGCCTTTTTCGGGGAAGATCTATTGTGAAGGTCTTATTGTCCGGATAGTTAAAACCTCGACCTCAAAGACCGAGGCTCTCCCCAGGGCTAAGGAGTTTTAG
- a CDS encoding pyruvate ferredoxin oxidoreductase subunit gamma, whose amino-acid sequence MIEVRLHGRGGQGAVTSAELVAIAAINQGKYAQAFPSFGPERRGAPVAAFVRVSDEKIRTREKVYTPDIILVLDPSLPAIIKVTEGLKEDGWAIVNSHKSPDEIRKMLDFGGRIAYVDATKIAMEVLGLPITNTTMLGALVKATGLVDLNYLEEALEHRFGRLAAKNKEALHRAMEETKVLE is encoded by the coding sequence ATGATTGAAGTCAGGCTCCATGGACGTGGTGGACAAGGGGCGGTAACCTCGGCTGAGCTCGTGGCCATTGCCGCCATCAACCAGGGCAAATACGCCCAGGCCTTTCCAAGTTTTGGCCCTGAGCGCCGCGGGGCCCCGGTGGCCGCCTTTGTTCGGGTAAGCGATGAAAAAATTCGCACCCGAGAAAAGGTCTATACTCCAGACATTATTCTCGTGCTTGATCCTTCCCTGCCCGCTATCATCAAAGTGACCGAGGGGCTTAAAGAAGACGGCTGGGCCATCGTTAACTCCCACAAATCTCCAGATGAAATTCGAAAGATGCTCGATTTCGGTGGTCGTATCGCCTATGTTGATGCCACCAAGATAGCGATGGAAGTTCTGGGTCTGCCTATTACCAACACTACTATGCTTGGGGCCCTGGTTAAGGCTACCGGGCTGGTAGACCTAAATTATCTTGAAGAGGCCCTGGAGCATCGTTTTGGCCGGCTGGCGGCCAAAAACAAAGAGGCCTTGCACCGGGCCATGGAAGAGACCAAAGTCCTCGAATAA
- the porD gene encoding pyruvate synthase subunit PorD, with translation MPKDNAIIGWKNLPFGFYITEPGNSANFKTGDWRSQRPVLDKEKCIRCGMCYIFCPEPAYEPDDEGYFIVNLDYCKGCGICANECPKGAITMVMEEV, from the coding sequence ATGCCTAAGGACAACGCAATTATTGGCTGGAAGAACCTGCCCTTTGGGTTCTATATTACTGAGCCTGGCAATTCGGCCAACTTCAAGACGGGTGACTGGCGGAGCCAGCGTCCGGTGCTGGACAAGGAAAAGTGTATTCGTTGCGGAATGTGTTACATCTTTTGCCCCGAGCCGGCCTATGAGCCTGATGATGAGGGATACTTCATTGTCAACCTTGACTATTGCAAGGGCTGCGGCATCTGTGCCAACGAGTGTCCCAAGGGGGCCATCACCATGGTTATGGAGGAGGTTTAG
- the porA gene encoding pyruvate ferredoxin oxidoreductase — protein sequence MSKRVAMEVSIAIAEAVKMANVDVISAYPITPQTHIVEHLSEVVANGELDAEYITVESEHSAMSACLGAAATGARVFTSTSSQGLALMHEILFIAPPLRLPVVMVVANRALSAPISIWNDHGDIMAQRDIGWLMTFAENGQEAFDLTLHAFRVAEDRRVMLPFAVNIDGFNLSHVIEPIEIPDQELVDRYIPKYKPKFRLEPRKPISIGAVGIPEVYTEAKKVTDEAVKNARKVILKAWDEFADIFGRRYQPVETYRAEDAEILILIMGSLAETAMTAVDKMREAGKKVGLVRLRLWRPFPLMEFRKAISGAKILAVVDRALSPGAVTPPVASEVRSALYSAPKRPKIFSFIAGLGGRDVTTETFEEIVDKAAFYAKKRPKELYEMIGVREI from the coding sequence ATGTCCAAAAGAGTTGCCATGGAGGTTTCCATAGCCATTGCTGAGGCCGTAAAGATGGCCAATGTTGATGTTATATCTGCCTACCCCATTACGCCGCAGACCCATATTGTTGAGCATCTCAGTGAGGTGGTGGCCAACGGGGAGCTTGATGCCGAGTATATCACCGTGGAAAGTGAACATTCGGCCATGAGTGCCTGCCTGGGGGCCGCGGCTACAGGGGCGCGAGTCTTTACCTCTACTAGCTCTCAGGGGTTGGCCCTGATGCATGAGATCCTTTTCATCGCCCCTCCTCTTAGGCTGCCGGTAGTTATGGTGGTGGCCAACCGGGCCCTTTCAGCCCCTATTAGTATCTGGAATGATCATGGGGATATTATGGCCCAGAGAGATATAGGCTGGTTGATGACCTTCGCTGAAAATGGGCAGGAGGCCTTTGACCTTACCCTTCATGCCTTTCGGGTGGCCGAGGATCGGCGGGTGATGCTTCCCTTTGCTGTTAATATTGATGGTTTTAATCTCTCTCATGTTATTGAACCCATTGAGATTCCTGATCAAGAGCTGGTAGATCGTTACATCCCTAAATACAAACCCAAGTTCCGTCTTGAGCCGCGTAAACCAATATCTATCGGAGCGGTGGGGATTCCTGAGGTTTATACGGAGGCCAAAAAGGTTACGGACGAGGCCGTTAAGAATGCCCGTAAGGTGATCCTCAAGGCCTGGGATGAGTTTGCTGATATCTTTGGCCGTCGCTATCAGCCAGTGGAAACCTATCGGGCCGAGGATGCGGAGATTCTTATTCTTATTATGGGCAGTCTGGCCGAAACGGCCATGACAGCGGTGGACAAGATGCGGGAGGCCGGTAAGAAGGTAGGGCTGGTCAGGCTTCGCCTCTGGAGGCCTTTCCCGCTGATGGAGTTTCGTAAAGCCATCTCTGGGGCCAAGATTCTGGCGGTGGTGGACCGGGCCCTTTCACCAGGGGCGGTAACCCCTCCGGTGGCCTCGGAGGTCCGTTCGGCCCTTTATAGTGCTCCTAAGCGGCCGAAGATCTTTAGTTTCATCGCTGGTCTTGGTGGTCGCGATGTAACTACAGAAACCTTTGAAGAAATTGTGGACAAGGCTGCCTTCTATGCCAAGAAGCGGCCAAAAGAACTCTATGAAATGATTGGGGTGCGGGAGATATGA